CGGGCGAAATGCTCCAGCAGATCGAACTCGCGGACCGTCAGTTCGATGGGCTGGCCGTCCTTCAGAACTTCGCGCCGGGTTGGATCGATGGTCAACGAACCGGCCGAGATCAGGCGCGCCTGGCCGTCTGCATCCGCGCCGCTCTCGCGCAGCCCCTTCACCCGGCGAATGATCGCCCGGGCTCTTGCGGTCAGTTCCAGAACGCTGAAGGGTTTGGGCAGATAGTCGTCGGCGCCGGTTTCCAGCCCCAGCACACGATCGTGTTCCGAACCCTTGGATGTCAGCATCAGTATCGGCTTGTAGGTGTTTTCGCGTCGTACCGCCCGACAGATCGTCAATCCATCGGGACCGGGCAGGCTCAGGTCGAGAATGATCAGTGTCCAGTTCATGGTAGTCGCCAGACGCATGCCTTCATGACCGTCATATGCGACGACGACCTCGTCGCAGAGGTCGGCCACGTGGGACGCTACCAGTTCCGCGACATCCGGTTCGTCCTCGATCAGCAGAATACGGTTCGGGTTCACATCCGCAATCCGGCAAGCGCAATTCGGTTGAGCGCATTGATAGCACTTTCAGATCATTGGACCGGGAAATTCTTGAAATTATCCCAAAAAAGTCCAGGCTGACGGTTC
This region of Gemmatimonadota bacterium genomic DNA includes:
- a CDS encoding response regulator transcription factor produces the protein MNPNRILLIEDEPDVAELVASHVADLCDEVVVAYDGHEGMRLATTMNWTLIILDLSLPGPDGLTICRAVRRENTYKPILMLTSKGSEHDRVLGLETGADDYLPKPFSVLELTARARAIIRRVKGLRESGADADGQARLISAGSLTIDPTRREVLKDGQPIELTVREFDLLEHFARHPGRVFTRDDLLNGVWGYGHEGYEHTVNSHINRLRAKIERNPSRPEIIITVWGVGYKFVNRPPANT